In Channa argus isolate prfri chromosome 23, Channa argus male v1.0, whole genome shotgun sequence, the following are encoded in one genomic region:
- the LOC137108623 gene encoding receptor-type tyrosine-protein phosphatase beta-like isoform X7, translated as MDAPLLLLLQLLSFTSASRFSIILTPQNLCLTVQNHHVRLGQCNASNPSQQWAWTGGGRLIHSQSSRCLWADPSPHLPPHTRLVKLNDCSRAPTWSCYGTEGAFGLAETHMYLRKLNSLVLVGQTLQTSGWRKYDVDSEGDQLITSLCPEIDTSISNVFYLSTHKPAGLNSSTFRTPAISPINERLSNTLKTHRTPRGIIYSELDSPITDTAATHVDKVTTPQTRRSVTEQSPADVSASVTERWSLNSSYGVFSSPAGSTTNGSKAILESLSARNIPEIRTEAETTSVHQQVSTTSSAGNELTQSSSVGLVPSTGSSGVNTGETGFSFTSVVMSNSGYTAAISSSTVSDTNHDTDGNTTASLSPTISHSPTAAETMSLIDPSHIHQTPSTTSPTQKTVSLVLSTDSTVHPKISATSITQTAPHASPTATVVAPTSTPTVTYTSPANATKPTTTFLSTPVTKNNPPTTFVRTAVTTTSPTTTFVSTPVSTTNLTNTFVSTPVSTTNLTTTFVITPVTTTNPTTTFVSTPVSTTNLTTTFVSTPVSTTNLTNTFVSTPVSTTNLTTTFVSTHVSTKKPTTTFVRTPVSTTTTISVTATETTTPPRTTEIPTTMTMGTITTSSSITPTATKTTSTTLPTTTQTATFTNTWTPTATSTTTIETTQPITPASTTPSKTTPAATTRATTTTTLPATTTLQTTTLELSTTTLVQTSTDSSCSANLTKIMSSSNLAVVTLTTDGLSCNFTLVTEDESWAQTTYCDPHGEAGTSFICNVTGLVPGTLYWLTVVSKKYGERTNVSVRTDPVGPAHLDVQLDYVPTHYKSLSAVPSGSSGLTVSWSRSPGHVDWYDLTLIDTSTKSTRSTRIAGSAAPRCGFSSLVPGTLYTVSIVATAGDKSAAPIVTSAATAPSSVLDLKVVSSSSRSLTTSWQVGPGRAERFRVLLTDQDGILLRNVTLRNSETSVELSNLQPGTLYTVTVVTEAVAMQTIASTEAVTVPESVSNLMLDNDGSSGSLRASWVSPEGGVDFYLLTLSALGSTPQQHHMPSNITQVVFEGLTPGRNYQLSLKTMAGGESAETRTTERTVPAPVSSLSMVPLKDCRTLRLSWTPPSGDWEKYSILLRNGSGVLLNQTINKMIREFMFSDLSLSLVPGRLYMAEVTVHSGNLSNTAYCAGQLPPSPVQQLVIHHTDETTLSILWSQPVGEWDGFTVLVRQTDASTVVARRILPWDSRDCTFNILTSGRQYTVTVTTTRGNLNSSASVMAWTTPAQVSKLQVSNAGTTDSLQVQWERASGDLDSYRVLLVYDSSVIKNESVETVTTSISFSSLKPGALYRVVLTTVRAGHTSRQTVAEGRTVPAAVGEVRVSNNGRMDFLSVSWRPALGEVDSYLVTLRDREETVHTLAVSKSSPECVFNSLVSGRLYNISIASRSGSYQNHTFVQERTQPSKVQSPTASHGARDDYLKVYWRHAAGDFDFYQVFIKHNNIFLQNQTVLKTQSECVFNGLVPGTLYTVLVNTRSGKYESSASTHGRTFPAAVQDLVLAERDTEELRVTWSAAPGDKDHYEIQLLFNDMKVFPPITLSSAKKECKLSSLTPGRLYKILVSTFSGPYQRAQFIEGRTVPSKVKNVHVSNGGDSKSLKVSWTPGQGDVDAYSVFLYHESQQLDHRSVLKHKNEVTFGSLQPGQMYRVIVQSLSGELLNNNTASGRMVPSAVTGLQVEDLHSTCSLQVIWQEALGVADGYNLQLLDTRGGLVTNYSEPAGQTMHRFEGLTPGRKYQVVVQTTSGGVHSLGVRAEARTSPAAVTSLNIQSNTTTSLSFSWSSPEGDFEHYEVRLFRSDDSLQEKQRVQSSSQQCSFQGLRPGASYKVVVLTHSGDQSNQSSIWARTVPAGVSSLRAQSGNQSDALWVTWDHGGGDLSGYLLFLYNPDGSQKAKKQLGSETTEFVFSELIPGRLYRAEVLSLSGELSNGASTLGRTAPRPPRSFLFRGVTNTSLEITWSGPVDSDYDDFDLQWTPKDKLFVTNPYYSRTSGSRILGGMFPGRLYTFSLRTVSGSMEPRTTPTYSTPIHNSIRTKPERVHNLHCRPQSSTSISCSWVPPDADYDSYTIECIHQDSQALVYSRRTGQDSTSYLITQLEPHKCYTVSVKVISDSTTSEEAWDSVVTMIDRPPVPPLSTRISDKSAVVTKSSIVFQFNCSWFSDANGAVKFFTVVVTESGGVPGL; from the exons ATGGACGCCCCACTTCTGCTTTTACTTCAGCTTCTGAGCTTCACATCTGCCT CTAGGTTCAGCATCATTCTGACCCCCCAGAACCTCTGTCTGACAGTCCAGAATCACCATGTCAGGTTGGGTCAGTGTAATGCCTCTAACCCCTCCCAGCAGTGGGCATGGACAGGTGGAGGGAGGCTCATCCACTCTCAGTCCTCCAGGTGTCTCTGGGCCGACCCCAGCCCCCACCTCCCTCCCCACACCCGCCTTGTCAAACTCAATGACTGCAGCAGGGCACCCACATGGAGCTGCTATGGCACTGAGGGGGCATTCGGATTGGCTGAGACACACATGTACTTGAGAAAACTGAACTCACTGGTGTTGGTGGGACAAACCCTGCAGACGTCAGGGTGGAGGAAGTATGACGTGGACTCAGAAGGGGATCAGCTGATCACGTCTTTATGTCCAGAGATAG ACACGTCTATCTCCAACGTCTTTTATTTGTCCACACATAAACCTGCGGGACTCAACAGCTCAACGTTCAGAACTCCGGCCATATCTCCGATAAATGAGCGATTATCAAATACACTAAAAACCCACAGAACCCCCAGAGGGATCATCTACTCAGAACTGGACAGTCCAATAACTGACACAGCTGCAACACATGTGGACAAAGTCACCACACCTCAAACCAGAAGGTCAGTAACAGAACAGTCACCAGCAGATGTTTCAGCTTCAGTCACAGAGCGTTGGAGTCTGAACAGCAGCTACGGTGTCTTCTCCAGTCCAGCTGGTTCAACCACTAACGGATCCAAGGCAATATTAGAGAGTTTGTCAGCCAGAAACATCCCTGAGATCAGGACTGAAGCAGAGACCACATCAGTGCACCAACAGGTTTCCACCACATCCTCAGCAGGAAATGAGTTGACTCAAAGCAGCAGTGTGGGTCTGGTTCCATCCACAGGTTCATCAGGTGTAAACACAGGAGAAACAGGGTTTTCATTCACCTCTGTGGTCATGTCTAATTCTGGATACACAGCTGCAATCAGTTCATCCACTGTTTCTGACACAAACCATGATACTGATGGGAACACCACAGCTTCACTTTCACCTACCATCTCCCATTCCCCTACAGCTGCAGAAACGATGTCTTTAATAGACCCATCCCATATCCATCAGACCCCGTCTACGACTTCCCCGACTCAAAAAACAGTCAGCTTGGTGCTGTCGACAGACTCTACAGTCCATCCAAAGATTTCAGCAACCAGCATTACTCAAACTGCCCCACATGCATCTCCAACAGCTACGGTAGTAGCCCCCACCTCAACGCCAACGGTCACATACACAAGTCCAGCAAACGCTACCAAACCCACCACCACTTTTTTGAGCACACCTGTAACCAAAAACAACCCCCCCACCACTTTTGTAAGAACTGCTGTAACCACAACCAGCCCCACCACCACTTTTGTAAGCACACCTGTAAGCACAACCAATCTAACCAACACTTTTGTAAGCACACCTGTAAGCACAACCAATCTAACCACCACTTTTGTGATCACACCTGTAACCACAACCAACCCCACCACAACTTTTGTAAGCACACCTGTAAGCACAACCAATCTAACCACCACTTTTGTAAGCACACCTGTAAGCACAACCAATCTAACCAACACTTTTGTGAGCACACCTGTAAGCACAACCAATCTGACCACCACTTTTGTGAGCACACATGTAAGCACCAAGAAACCCACCACCACTTTTGTAAGGACACCTGTAAGCACAACCACTACGATTTCTGTAACTGCAACTGAAACCACCACACCCCCTAGAACCACAGAAATTCCAACCACCATGACCATGGGGACGATAACAACTTCTTCTTCTATAACACCAACTGCGACCAAAACTACATCCACTACACTACCAACTACCACACAAACTGCAACCTTTACAAATACATGGACCCCCACTGCAACCTCGACAACCACCATTGAAACAACACAACCTATCACTCCAGCCTCCACCACACCCAGTAAAACAACTCCTGCAGCTACAACCAGAGCAACAACGACGACTACTCTTCCAGCTACAACCACACTTCAGACGACAACTTTAGAACTGAGCACAACTACACTC GTCCAGACCTCCACAGATTCCAGCTGCTCTGCGAACCTGACTAAGATCATGTCCAGTTCAAATTTGGCTGTGGTGACATTAACCACAGATGGCCTGTCCTGTAACTTCACCCTGGTCACTGAGGATGAATCCTGGGCTCAAACTACTTACTGTGACCCACATGGAGAGGCCGGGACCAGTTTCATCTGTAATGTCACTGGACTGGTACCTGGGACTCTGTACTGGTTAACGGTGGTTTCAAAGAAGTATGGAGAAAGGACCAATGTCTCAGTGAGAACAG ACCCAGTCGGTCCAGCTCATCTTGATGTCCAACTAGACTATGTTCCGACTCATTATAAAAGCCTGTCAGCAGTTCCGAGTGGTTCCTCAGGTCTGACGGTATCGTGGTCTCGTTCTCCCGGTCATGTGGACTGGTATGACCTGACCCTGATAGACACCAGCACCAAATCCACCCGCAGTACTAGAATTGCAGGCTCTGCAGCCCCCCGCTGTGGTTTCAGCTCCCTGGTCCCTGGAACTCTGTATACTGTCAGCATAGTGGCTACGGCTGGGGACAAGAGCGCTGCACCTATTGTCACTTCAGCAGCTACAG CCCCCTCCTCTGTCCTGGACCTGAAGGTGGTGTCTTCATCCTCACGCAGCCTCACTACCTCCTGGCAGGTGGGTCCTGGAAGAGCTGAAAGGTTCAGGGTTCTGCTAACGGACCAGGACGGGATACTACTGAGAAATGTGACTTTAAGAAACAGCGAGACGTCTGTTGAACTGAGCAACCTCCAACCAGGAACCCTGTACACTGTTACCGTGGTAACAGAGGCTGTAGCTATGCAGACCATCGCCTCCACAGAGGCTGTCACGG TCCCAGAATCAGTGTCTAATCTGATGCTGGATAACGACGGAAGCTCCGGCAGTCTGAGGGCTTCTTGGGTCTCACCTGAAGGAGGCGTTGATTTCTACCTGCTGACGCTGTCGGCTCTAGGATCGACCCCTCAGCAGCACCACATGCCTTCCAATATCACGCAGGTAGTCTTTGAGGGTCTAACCCCTGGTCGCAACTACCAGCTGTCACTGAAGACGATGGCTGGAGGAGAGAGTGCAGAGACGAGAACCACAGAGAGGACAG TCCCAGCCCCAGTGTCATCTCTCTCCATGGTACCGCTCAAGGACTGTAGGACCCTGAGGCTTAGCTGGACTCCCCCCTCAGGTGACTGGGAGAAGTACAGCATTCTTTTGAGGAATGGGTCTGGGGTTCTGCTAAACCAGACCATCAATAAAATGATCAGAGAGTTCATGTTTTCAGACCTCAGCCTCAGTCTGGTCCCCGGACGACTTTACATGGCAGAGGTGACGGTTCACAGTGGGAATCTGAGTAACACGGCATACTGCGCCGGACAGCTGC CTCCTAGCCCTGTGCAGCAGCTTGTCATCCATCACACTGATGAAACTACTCTAAGCATCCTGTGGAGTCAACCGGTTGGTGAGTGGGACGGATTCACTGTGCTCGTCAGACAGACGGATGCATCCACTGTAGTGGCTCGAAGGATCCTCCCCTGGGATTCCAGAGACTGCACTTTCAACATCCTCACCTCAGGACGCCAGTACACAGTGACTGTGACAACCACCAGAGGGAACCTGAACAGCTCTGCCTCAGTGATGGCATGGACCA CTCCAGCTCAGGTCAGCAAGCTGCAGGTTTCTAACGCTGGCACCACTGACAGTCTGCAGGTACAGTGGGAACGAGCCTCTGGAGACTTGGACTCTTATCGGGTCCTGCTGGTCTACGACAGTAGTGTCATCAAGAATGAGAGTGTGGAGACAGTCACCACAAGCATTAGCTTCAGCTCTCTGAAACCCGGAGCTCTGTACAGGGTGGTGTTGACCACTGTCAGAGCCGGTCACACCTCCAGGCAGACGGTGGCCGAGGGACGCACCG TCCCGGCCGCAGTGGGAGAAGTACGGGTCAGTAATAACGGTCGCATGGACTTCCTCAGCGTGTCGTGGCGTCCGGCTCTGGGTGAGGTTGACAGTTACCTGGTGACTCTGAGGGACAGGGAAGAGACAGTTCACACTCTAGCTGTTTCTAAATCCAGTCCAGAGTGTGTTTTTAACTCTCTGGTGTCTGGACGTCTCTACAATATCTCCATCGCTTCCCGCAGTGGCAGCTACCAGAACCACACCTTTGTCCAGGAGAGAACAC AACCCTCAAAGGTCCAGAGCCCAACTGCGAGCCATGGTGCTCGGGACGACTACCTGAAGGTGTACTGGCGTCACGCGGCCGGAGACTTTGACTTCTACCAGGTGTTcatcaaacacaacaacattttCCTGCAGAACCAGACAGTACTCAAGACtcagagtgagtgtgtgtttaatggcCTGGTGCCCGGCACACTCTACACCGTGCTGGTGAACACCCGCAGTGGGAAATACGAGAGCAGCGCCTCAACGCACGGCAGAACTT TCCCAGCAGCAGTCCAGGACCTGGTCCTGGCTGAGCGGGACACGGAGGAACTGAGAGTGACGTGGTCAGCTGCTCCGGGAGACAAGGATCATTACGAGATTCAGCTGCTTTTCAATGATATGAAGGTGTTCCCTCCGATCACGCTGAGCAGCGCCAAGAAGGAGTGTAAGCTGTCATCGCTTACACCTGGAAGGCTTTATAAGATCCTGGTCTCCACCTTCAGTGGCCCATACCAGAGAGCCCAGTTCATCGAAGGCCGCACAG TTCCCAGTAAAGTGAAGAACGTTCACGTTAGCAATGGTGGAGACAGCAAAAGTCTCAAGGTGAGCTGGACTCCAGGTCAGGGGGACGTGGATGCGTACTCTGTGTTCCTGTACCATGAGAGTCAACAACTGGATCATAGGTCTGTCCTCAAACACAAGAATGAGGTGACTTTTGGCTCACTGCAGCCAGGACAGATGTACAGAGTGATTGTCCAGTCTCTAAGTGGAGAACTGCTCAACAACAACACGGCCTCAGGACGCATGG TCCCCTCAGCAGTGACGGGGCTCCAGGTGGAGGACCTACACAGCACCTGCAGCCTCCAAGTAATCTGGCAGGAGGCTCTGGGTGTAGCTGATGGATACAACTTGCAGCTTCTGGACACCAGAGGAGGTCTGGTCACAAACTACTCTGAACCCGCTGGACAAACCATGCACAGGTTTGAAGGGCTCACTCCAGGAAGGAAGTACCAAGTTGTAGTCCAGACCACCAGCGGAGGGGTCCACAGCCTGGGGGTCAGAGCTGAGGCTCGGACAA GCCCAGCAGCTGTCACCAGCCTGAATATTCAAtccaacaccaccaccagccTGTCGTTCTCCTGGTCTTCACCGGAGGGAGACTTCGAGCATTATGAGGTCCGCCTATTTAGAAGTGATGACTCACTGCAGGAGAAACAACGTGTTCAGTCCAGTAGTCAACAGTGCTCCTTCCAGGGTCTCAGACCTGGAGCTTCTTACAAGGTTGTGGTTCTGACCCACAGTGGAGACCAGAGCAACCAGTCCTCCATCTGGGCTAGGACCG tcCCAGCAGGTGTGTCGTCTTTGAGGGCTCAGAGTGGAAACCAGTCTGATGCTCTGTGGGTGACCTGGGATCATGGCGGTGGGGATCTGAGTGGATACCTGCTGTTTCTCTACAACCCTGATGGCTCCCAGAAGGCCAAGAAGCAGCTAGGCTCAGAAACCACAGAGTTTGTCTTCTCAGAGCTGATCCCAGGGCGACTTTACCGAGCTGAGGTTCTTAGTCTGAGTGGAGAACTCAGCAATGGAGCCAGCACTCTGGGCCGCACAG CTCCCAGACCTCCTAGATCCTTCCTGTTTCGGGGGGTCACCAACACCTCACTGGAGATCACCTGGAGCGGTCCTGTCGACTCAGACTACGATGACTTTGACCTGCAGTGGACTCCCAAGGATAAGCTTTTCGTCACCAACCCATACTACAGCCGAACCTCTGGCAGCCGCATCCTGGGAGGCATGTTCCCAGGAAGGCTCTACACCTTCAGTCTCCGCACTGTCAGTGGGTCCATGGAGCCCAGGACCACACCCACCTACAGCACTCCCATCCACAACAGCATCCGGACCA